Proteins co-encoded in one Sphingopyxis sp. BE259 genomic window:
- the uvrB gene encoding excinuclease ABC subunit UvrB, with protein MAIQIRTSLDEIDTAEGYVPHRPTRPDKVEGGKRFELVSDYEPAGDQPTAIRELVSTALDGERDQVLLGVTGSGKTFTMAKVIDELQRPALILAPNKILAAQLYGEFKSFFPNNAVEYFVSYYDYYQPEAYVPRSDTYIEKESSVNEAIDRMRHSATRALLERDDVIIVASVSCLYGIGSVETYSAMIFDLKKGQVADNREIIRKLVALQYKRNDQAFARGNFRVRGDSLEIFPSHYEDMAWRISFFGDEIEEITEFDPLTGKKIATLNSVRIYANSHYVTPGPTLKQASEAIKHELTERLKELEAEGRLLEAQRLEQRTNFDLEMIAATGSCAGIENYSRFLTGRLPGEPPPTLFEYLPDNALLFVDESHQTIPQIGAMSKGDHRRKITLAEYGFRLPSCIDNRPLRFAEWDMMRPQTVSVSATPGTWEMDRTQGVFAEQVIRPTGLIDPPVEIKPVEEQVDDLIVEAKKTAAAGYRTLVTTLTKRMAEDLTEFLHEAGMKVRYMHSDIETLERIEIIRDLRLGVFDVLIGINLLREGLDIPECGLVAILDADKEGFLRSETSLVQTIGRAARNVDGRVILYADRITGSMERAMRETDRRREKQRAYNEEHGITPTTIKRNIGDIIAHVASKDGVVIDIGDDKPTHMVGHNLRAYIQDLEKRMRDAAADLEFEEAGRLRDEIRKLEADELGLPAGEQVAPRVGRSNEGKPGTRKGRFGKQSKTKWGR; from the coding sequence ATGGCAATCCAGATTCGCACTTCGCTCGACGAAATCGACACCGCCGAAGGCTATGTCCCGCACCGTCCCACCCGCCCGGACAAGGTTGAAGGCGGCAAGCGATTTGAACTGGTTAGCGATTATGAGCCCGCGGGCGATCAGCCCACCGCGATCAGGGAACTGGTCTCGACCGCGCTCGACGGCGAACGCGATCAGGTGCTGCTGGGGGTTACGGGGTCGGGCAAGACCTTCACGATGGCGAAGGTCATCGACGAGTTGCAGCGTCCGGCGCTGATCCTCGCGCCCAACAAGATCCTCGCCGCGCAATTATATGGCGAGTTCAAGAGCTTCTTCCCGAACAATGCGGTCGAATATTTCGTCAGCTATTACGACTATTACCAGCCCGAGGCCTATGTGCCGCGGTCGGACACCTATATCGAGAAGGAAAGCTCGGTAAACGAAGCGATCGACCGGATGCGCCATTCGGCGACCCGCGCGTTGCTAGAACGCGATGACGTCATCATCGTCGCGTCGGTGTCGTGCCTTTATGGCATCGGATCGGTCGAAACTTACTCGGCAATGATCTTTGACCTGAAAAAAGGTCAGGTCGCCGACAACCGCGAGATCATCCGCAAGCTCGTCGCGCTGCAATATAAACGCAACGATCAGGCGTTCGCGCGAGGCAATTTCCGCGTGCGCGGCGACTCTCTCGAAATCTTCCCATCGCACTACGAAGACATGGCGTGGCGGATCAGCTTTTTCGGCGACGAGATCGAGGAGATCACCGAGTTCGACCCGCTGACCGGCAAGAAGATCGCGACGCTCAACAGCGTCCGCATCTACGCGAACAGCCATTATGTGACCCCCGGCCCGACGCTGAAGCAAGCGAGCGAAGCGATCAAGCATGAGCTGACCGAGCGGCTGAAGGAGTTGGAGGCCGAGGGCCGGTTGCTCGAAGCGCAGCGGCTTGAACAGCGCACCAATTTCGACCTCGAGATGATTGCCGCAACGGGCAGCTGCGCCGGGATCGAGAATTACAGCCGCTTCCTCACCGGCCGCCTGCCCGGCGAACCGCCGCCGACCCTGTTCGAATATCTGCCCGACAATGCTTTGCTCTTCGTCGACGAAAGCCACCAGACGATCCCGCAGATCGGTGCGATGTCAAAGGGCGACCATCGCCGCAAGATCACGCTGGCCGAATATGGCTTCCGCCTGCCGAGCTGTATCGACAACCGGCCGCTGCGCTTTGCCGAATGGGACATGATGCGGCCGCAGACGGTCAGCGTGTCGGCGACCCCCGGCACCTGGGAAATGGATCGCACCCAGGGCGTCTTCGCAGAACAGGTGATCCGCCCCACCGGCCTCATCGACCCGCCGGTCGAGATCAAGCCGGTCGAAGAGCAGGTGGATGACCTGATCGTCGAGGCGAAAAAGACCGCCGCCGCGGGGTACCGCACGCTGGTGACGACGCTGACCAAGCGGATGGCCGAAGATCTCACCGAATTCCTCCACGAAGCGGGAATGAAGGTGCGTTACATGCATTCGGACATCGAGACGCTGGAGCGTATCGAGATCATCCGTGACCTCAGGCTCGGCGTGTTTGACGTGCTGATCGGGATCAATCTGCTGCGCGAGGGGCTCGACATTCCCGAATGCGGACTGGTTGCGATCCTCGACGCCGACAAGGAGGGGTTCCTGCGCAGCGAGACATCGCTGGTCCAGACGATCGGCCGCGCCGCGCGCAACGTCGACGGCCGCGTCATCCTCTACGCCGACCGCATCACCGGCAGCATGGAACGCGCGATGCGCGAAACCGACCGCCGCCGCGAAAAACAGCGCGCCTATAACGAAGAACATGGCATCACCCCGACGACGATCAAGCGCAACATCGGTGACATCATCGCGCATGTCGCGTCGAAGGACGGCGTCGTCATCGACATCGGCGACGATAAGCCGACGCACATGGTCGGCCACAATTTGCGCGCGTATATCCAGGATCTGGAAAAACGCATGCGCGATGCAGCGGCGGATCTGGAGTTCGAGGAAGCCGGACGGTTGCGCGATGAGATCCGCAAGCTGGAGGCGGACGAGTTGGGGCTGCCCGCGGGCGAACAGGTCGCACCGCGCGTCGGGCGCTCTAATGAGGGCAAGCCGGGGACGCGCAAGGGGCGGTTCGGGAAGCAGAGTAAGACGAAGTGGGGGCGTTGA
- a CDS encoding DUF3617 domain-containing protein has translation MKKFVAIAALGVALAVAGCGKTENSDGPVKREAGNWKTDVKLVKFEVPGMPPEMKDGMAKMMEGASGMDQCFTQEQVDKEDIAAELAKGPGNGGECKWSKKDIAGGKIDIAGTCTANGQTVDMAMNGTMAAKKTDVTITTKGKVPTGGEMEMVMQMTSSHTGPCKAPATT, from the coding sequence ATGAAGAAGTTTGTGGCGATAGCGGCGCTTGGCGTCGCACTTGCGGTGGCGGGCTGCGGCAAGACCGAAAACAGCGACGGCCCGGTCAAGCGCGAGGCGGGCAACTGGAAGACCGACGTCAAGCTGGTGAAGTTTGAAGTCCCCGGCATGCCGCCCGAAATGAAGGACGGCATGGCGAAGATGATGGAAGGGGCCAGCGGCATGGACCAGTGCTTCACCCAGGAGCAGGTCGACAAGGAAGACATCGCGGCCGAACTCGCCAAGGGTCCGGGCAATGGCGGCGAGTGCAAATGGTCGAAGAAGGACATCGCCGGCGGCAAGATCGACATCGCCGGCACGTGCACCGCCAACGGCCAGACGGTCGACATGGCGATGAACGGCACGATGGCGGCCAAGAAGACCGACGTGACGATCACCACCAAAGGCAAGGTGCCGACCGGGGGCGAGATGGAAATGGTCATGCAGATGACCAGCAGCCACACCGGCCCATGCAAGGCACCGGCGACGACCTGA
- a CDS encoding VOC family protein: MLGYVTMGTDDLDQARDFYAALLGTIGASELMRMSDEDNGFTLYATSWGQPGIAVTRPYDGQPTHAGNGHMAAIVVDERAKVDALHAKAVELGGACEGPPGVRGDEGEQAFYGAYFRDRDGNKLCAFRIGPA, encoded by the coding sequence ATGCTGGGCTATGTAACGATGGGAACCGACGACCTGGACCAGGCGCGCGATTTTTACGCGGCGCTGCTGGGCACGATCGGCGCCAGCGAATTGATGCGAATGTCGGACGAAGACAATGGCTTTACCCTCTACGCGACCAGCTGGGGCCAGCCCGGCATTGCAGTGACGCGGCCCTATGACGGCCAGCCGACCCATGCGGGCAATGGCCATATGGCGGCGATCGTCGTCGACGAGCGGGCCAAGGTCGACGCGCTGCACGCCAAGGCGGTCGAGCTGGGCGGTGCCTGCGAAGGACCGCCGGGCGTACGCGGCGACGAGGGCGAGCAGGCGTTTTACGGCGCCTATTTCCGCGACCGCGATGGCAACAAGCTCTGCGCGTTTCGGATTGGCCCGGCCTGA
- a CDS encoding tetratricopeptide repeat protein: MDHAKANETHNPGDTDRIIAEEQERLLESPLFIRSPVLSRLLQFLVEHRLRGGRSSPKAYAIATEALGRSEDFDPAVDSYPRVMVGRLRTLLDRYYADTPWIHRLRVPQGSYEVVVQHRVAPPARSLEDADGAGDVKAATGADGAGVPRVPGSAIRRPTAAPRYGRWVVALVLLVLALFTLWTLSSGPDRLFVSDPVPVPVLEVSAPVAGNTPPSRALARALDGKLRDGLRRFDLVDLLSSKAPGAATPRTADYRLDASLVRNLEGNAEVTLVLNRVADQRAIWSQQIKVTDQETPEFAAIEPVIARIAGDYGVIVRDQVQRQPDNFSPGFPCLAQFNRMRQMRSTPTAKQVTTCLRATLKRDSRDPAALAALSLVRFGDWQPQRMTPAGRTAFSEARALALQAYENSPNSTAGLFAMARANFYVGNCAGGNTMGDTALRLNPYDPDMAGFLGLFKITCGQATEGEALLRRSLALDDSYPGVPAVTLAFILSQRGEQGEARLILDQMPSPSNMEPQFMMVRAIVLARQGDVAAGQVQWRRLLDYTRQPANAAPETVLSRFMITPVVIQRASAALRESGVVAAKPAA, from the coding sequence ATGGACCACGCGAAAGCGAACGAGACTCACAATCCCGGCGATACCGACCGGATTATCGCGGAGGAGCAGGAGCGCCTGCTCGAATCCCCGCTGTTCATCCGGTCGCCGGTGTTGTCGCGTCTGCTGCAATTTCTGGTCGAGCACCGGTTGCGGGGCGGGCGCAGCTCGCCCAAGGCTTATGCGATTGCGACCGAGGCGCTGGGGCGCAGCGAAGATTTCGATCCGGCGGTCGACAGCTATCCGCGGGTGATGGTCGGACGGCTGCGGACGTTGCTCGATCGCTATTATGCCGACACCCCTTGGATCCACCGCTTGCGGGTGCCGCAGGGCAGCTATGAAGTCGTCGTCCAGCACCGCGTTGCGCCGCCGGCGCGATCGCTCGAGGACGCCGATGGGGCGGGTGACGTCAAGGCCGCAACAGGCGCGGACGGCGCGGGCGTGCCTCGCGTTCCGGGCAGCGCCATTCGCCGCCCCACCGCGGCGCCGCGCTATGGCCGCTGGGTCGTTGCTCTCGTCCTGCTGGTGCTCGCGCTGTTCACGCTATGGACGCTGAGTAGCGGGCCCGATCGCCTGTTTGTCAGCGATCCGGTGCCGGTGCCGGTGCTGGAGGTCAGTGCCCCGGTCGCAGGCAATACGCCGCCGTCGCGGGCGCTGGCGCGGGCGCTCGACGGCAAATTGCGCGACGGGCTGCGCCGGTTCGACCTGGTTGATCTGCTCAGTTCCAAGGCGCCCGGCGCGGCCACGCCGCGCACCGCCGATTATCGGCTCGACGCGTCGCTGGTTCGCAATCTGGAGGGCAATGCCGAGGTTACGCTGGTGCTCAACCGCGTCGCCGATCAACGCGCGATCTGGTCGCAGCAGATCAAGGTCACCGATCAGGAAACCCCCGAATTTGCCGCAATCGAGCCGGTGATCGCGCGCATTGCCGGCGATTACGGCGTCATCGTGCGCGATCAGGTGCAGCGCCAACCCGATAATTTTTCGCCGGGCTTTCCCTGCCTCGCCCAGTTCAACCGGATGCGGCAGATGCGCAGCACACCAACCGCCAAGCAGGTCACCACCTGCCTGCGCGCGACGCTGAAACGCGACAGCCGCGATCCGGCGGCGCTCGCCGCGCTGTCGCTGGTGCGCTTTGGCGACTGGCAACCGCAGCGAATGACCCCGGCAGGCCGCACTGCCTTTAGCGAAGCCCGCGCGCTGGCGCTGCAAGCCTATGAAAACAGCCCCAATTCGACCGCCGGGCTGTTCGCGATGGCGCGCGCAAATTTCTATGTCGGCAATTGTGCGGGCGGCAACACGATGGGCGACACGGCGCTGCGCCTCAATCCCTATGACCCCGACATGGCGGGCTTTTTGGGATTGTTCAAAATCACCTGCGGGCAGGCGACCGAAGGGGAGGCGCTGCTGCGCCGGTCGCTGGCGCTCGACGACAGCTATCCCGGCGTGCCGGCAGTTACCCTGGCTTTCATCCTGTCGCAGCGCGGCGAGCAGGGCGAAGCGCGCCTGATCCTCGATCAGATGCCATCGCCCAGCAATATGGAGCCGCAATTCATGATGGTTCGGGCAATCGTCCTGGCGCGGCAGGGCGATGTTGCGGCGGGTCAGGTGCAATGGCGCCGCCTGCTCGACTATACCCGTCAACCGGCGAATGCTGCCCCCGAAACGGTGCTCAGCCGGTTCATGATAACCCCGGTGGTGATCCAGCGGGCATCGGCGGCGCTGCGCGAGTCAGGGGTGGTTGCGGCAAAGCCTGCGGCTTGA